The DNA window ATGCAGCCGTGAGTCCATCTTGGAGTAGGCGAGAAATGGCGTCTTTGGCATGTTCCACAGCACTCTCTTCATCCATTGACAGGACGGAAGAAAGGGAGGACATCATTTCGAACTGGGCTGTGAGAAGAACTTGCATCATCGCGGCATCTCCCACCTTTTCTTGTTCCAAAACCTCCTGGTAGGCTTCGCGACTAAAGTTGGCTTTTAGAAGTTCAGCTTCGTGCGTCAAGGCATCGATTTCGCCCGTGTCGGCGCCTTCAGCCTGCTCCAGCTGTCCGACGCCATGAGCCAAGGCTGTGTCGAGATGGCGTTCCCATGTCAACTTTTCCAGCCTTTGATGGCTATGATATCTGCTGTTTTCCAGCTCGAGTAAAACTCCCTCGGCAGTCCTTCGTATAGCTTGAAGTCCTTGCGGCATcgcctcttcgccctctttcTGATTAGCAACATTGTCAAAGGCCGCAATCCACGCAGACAGCAGGCTAATGCGCCTCTCAAAGTGTTTCATTTTCctcatggtgatgatgcgcTCCTGACGCTCTGCACCTGCATTGTCATATGCAGCTCGAAGCCTCAGAGTGGCCTCTTTTGTAATGGCATCTCGTTTTTCGTACTGTTTTCGGAATTTGGCGTAATACACTCGCTCAGAATCTCTCTGCTGTGCTCTCAGCTCATTAATCAGGGCCATTTGCTCGTCAATTTTGATCAAAAAGTCCTTGACGTGGCGGTTGACATTGAAAACATTGCGAGTGACCTTTGTCTGGATATTCTTGGCCCGGTTCGCATACCGCAGGGTATTTTGGGTTTCATCGTAGTGGGCGCTTGATGGCGAGACACAGACAATCATGACAGTCTTGCAGTTACCACCCAAGGAGAATTTGAGCAGTCGGGTGAGCTTGCTGTTGCGGTATGGGACGTGCGCCTTTCCTTGCTTGTCACAGAGAGCGTTGATGCAGCCtccaagggcaagaagcgACTTGTTGATATTGGCGCCCTCCGTCAGGCGCTCACCGCGGTTTTTGGTGACGGAGGCACGTTCAGAGCCGGCCAAATCGATGATGCTCAGAGTCGCCATTGTGTGAGGCTCGTTGACATCAGCATTCCTGTCTTTTTGCGCAATGTTGATCTGCAGCACGGCGTGCGATCGCGAGGACGTTGCGTTTGCTGCGGTTGGCGATACAGTTCGGTACTCGTTTCCTTGGATAATCATGTCCATGACCTCCTGGACATCTCGAGGGCGGTGGCTGGTCAATCCGGGCACGACGACCGCCTGGTTGCTGTCCTCGCGAAGAGCCAAGCCAACCTTGCTTCCGCCCGGCACGAGCAGGTCGCGAATCGTCTCGTTGTAAATCTCCAGGTAGCTCAGAGTCAGCTCGGTCTGCTTCTCCTGGCTGCGTTCGTCAATCTTCTCAAACAATTCCTGCATTGTCAAGAAGATTATGCCAGGATGCTGCGCCGTGCCGGTGATTGTATGCGTCTTGCCGCAGCCCGTGGCACCGTAGGCAAAGACGGTCGCATTGTATCCATCCAGCACGCTGTCGAGCAAGGCTCTTGTGGTTCCCTCGTAGACCTCGGCCTGCGTTGTCATGTCATCAAAGACTCGATCAAAGGCAAACACTTGATCCTTCACTTTTTTCGAGGTCGGGATGACGGTTCGGGAGAATTTCTGGACGGGGCTGTCTTCTGGTGGATCGAATATTCTGCAGAAAGGAGAGTCAGCCGAGTGATGGATACATACAGGTCAAAGTATAGAAAAGTAGAAAAGTATACATACAGGCAACGGTCGTCGATGACCTTGATCACGTTTCTGATGCCTCGCTGGTGAAGCTTTGGGGTCGGTGCCGAGGCAAAAGAGCCGTCGCCCAGGAATATGGTGCCATCGTCATTCCGCTGCCTTGAATTCACGCCCGTCAGCATCCATTCGGTCGTACGCAAAGCACAAAGCCAGGGCtcttgatggagatggagtcgGCATACAGTTGAGCTGCCTCGCGGATGGTAAAGGGCCGCACTCGGACTGAGACACGTTAGCTAAGCACCGGCTGGAAACGGCCGCTTCATGCGTTCATGCATTCAAGCACATACCGGCCACGGTGATGGACGACTGTCCAGCGTCTGCGTCGTCGGCCATGATGTCCATCTGCTGTGTCCAACGCTGGCCTCTATTCCAGCGAGCGTAGCGTCGATGGAAGTATCTCGCTGCATGTAAAGAATTCGACTCGATCTCAATTGACCGTCAGTGCGCACGAGCCGGTCAGGTTCGCTTGGAGAGATGCAGATAATCGGTGACCAGGGAGGGTGAGGGGCCGGCAGCGCTGAGACTCGAAAAAATAcagagaaaagacaaaaaccAGCCCCGGACGGCCACGCTTCGAGATCAGCCCAACGGTTAGTATGCAGATAGTAGGAGATGCACAGTACAGGTTCAGGCAAACGTAATGCTGCAGACGTATATtgaaagcaaagcaaaacgAAGAGAGCGAACGGGCAACTTCATGTCGTCTCTGCTGTCTCGCACCGCTATGGAGTCCGATATGCAGGCCTAGCTGGCAAGCGACGCTTTGTTGACCCCGGTAGGGAGTGAAGGCGCTGGAGCGGCGTCGAGTTGCCGTGACAACATCTAGCGCCGCGCTAGGCCCGCCAAGTAGCCACACTGTAGCCACCTTTGGGCGCAGAGTTTCCACTTCAGAGCATGCAAAAGTGTGATTTAGTGCCTTGCTACCCTACAACTCGATGAGATTCGTGGCAGATTTAACCTCCTACAGAGTAGCATCACAGCATCAGACAGGCCAACGGTTGGGCATTGAGAAGAGCGGTCAGGTTCTCGCAGCATATCTATTGAGTTTGATCAGCAGGAGGGGAGGAAACATGCTCGAGTGACAAGTATACAGCAAGTCCCTGCCAAGAAATGACAAGTAATATCATGGCTGTGATGTATATTCCGCCTTTTCACCTTGTGGCCTATCAATTGCTCCGAGGCTTGCACACTTGAGATACGAGTATCGTGGTTATTGCATCTTTGTAGTATGCGGATGCAAAGAGGTAGAACCAGAGGCGCTTGGTACGCACaattctttgcttctctctgcgTGTACATGTCCCTGTTTAAACACGGATTGATTAGACGCTACATTGTATAACTTCGTGAGAGCCCCATGTCAATTCGAATGAGTTATCCAAATGCGAGTTCATCCAAATTTATGATATTATGATTGTGGCACGGGATACATTTCAGTTTCCCACGCCAAATCTGCCTACCGGTGCATCATGTCCGTAGTAGCTTGTAAAACCCTCTGTATTATACACAGTCCCTGACGCCTATCCTTGTGAAAGTGATATCAACCATCATATATAAACGAGCGCTGCAATCGCGAGCCTATTCCCCACCAAGATGCTTTGGAGCTGTCGGAGCAAGGACTATGCTCCCACTGGCGGTGTGTAGGCGTAGCGTGGTAaagccgccatcttctcctcgggACTGAACTCGGCATCGTCGTAAATCATCCGgcccttcttttccttcttgctcttgcccTCGCCTGCctcctcgccgtcttccGGCTTTCTCTGCGGCTTCACGCCAGCTTCGGCCATGCGAATCAGCTGATCGATTTCGtcgccagaagcagcagcagcaccttgAGCTGAGCTGTTCCAGAAGCCAGGCTGTGTGGGTCGCTGGGGCAAGCCCTGTGCGCCGACCGGATTTGCTGAAGGCCGCGCAGGGAGAGAGTCTGAGGAAAAGTTGTAGGGAGCCTGCGGCTGCTGTCCAGGGAAACCAGGCTGATTGAATCCCTGTTGAGGAAACGAAGTGCCAGTCTGTACGACACCCTCCATAACGCCACcatttgccgccgccgcttttCGTTGAGCTCGGTACTCGGCAAATCGCTTGAGCAGTTCTTCCGCCGTCTCaatcttgatcttctttcttgGGTTCTTGGACTGGCCGGGCGGCGGATTTCCAGTCGCGATTCTGCGGTCTTCTTGCGCCTGGTAGAAGTTCTGAATGATTCGGTTTCGGTGCTGCTCGAGAACCTCCTGTGGAATACCCTCCATACCAAAAATCTCGACCTCGAGCCCCTGCCTGTTGGGAAGTGCATTCTCGACTTGACTGAGCGTCTCTTTGTGCACCTGGTTCAAATGGACGGAGAGACCTGTGAGTCAGTAGTTAGCAAGCATTTTCTTTCAGTATTCCATCTCGCAAGATGATCGCAGCTCCATTTGGAAACTTTGCGCGTCCGGAAACGTACCTCCCGCGGTATTCAATCGCCTGCCACATCGGTCGCATTTGAAGTGTTTGGCCTTTTGGTGAGAGATGAGGAGCTTCAAATCTTCAAAATCACGTTCGCCTGCAGGATTGAAAGGTTAGCTACAGTGAAATGACGAAGCAGCTCGAATTGTGCACATACAGTAGTAGCACCACGGTCGGGAGAGGATTTCCTCGACGTCGGGATGGCCGCGCTTCCTTTTGCCCATCTTGGCGTATTGCTGTTGTCGCTGCTACCAAAATAGTGAATGAGCCCTTGCGATGACTATTGAAAATGCCGCGGATCAGTACTGGATAAGAGTAGAGGCGATGGCGAAGCTGCAATTCGAAGATGAACTGGTATGGAATGGGGTCGTAACGTGTAGCTGCTTGCAATGGGCCAACAGCGGATTGGATCTGGAGGCGTTTGCGGCTGCCCGGCTGAATGTCGGCTGATTTACGCACTGAAGCTTGCAGACGCTACCGCTGAAAGGCTGCACAGAAGCTTTCCAAGGATTACAGCCCTGTAACccttttaaaataaaaatgatGCATGTGCTCTTGTAGCTGTATCTCTATGAGGTGGATGAAACAGTCTGCAAGTCGAACAAGAACAGTGAAGCTCTCGTAGCATTCGTTGTGAATTTCTTTCAGGCCAAATGCTAGGCAAACGCCCAATTCCTCAGCGACCATACATTGCCAGGCTCACCTACCACCGAAACAAATGAAACTGCAATGAAGCACAGAGCTGAGCAGAAATACAGATACATTACAAAATGCTACGATACTTGGTTTGTACGAACCGATCGGAAGCATTATTCACAAGCCCGGCATGTTGGAGAACCTCACTACACCCAAGAGAACCTAGGTACATGGAGGTACTTGTATAAGCACTTACACGCTGTGAGAGCAAGTATGAGAATCACTACTTCCACTGCACATGCAGAATGAGTCGATATATTTGGCAAGGTGCCGATGATATAATGGTTATTCTCTTACTTTCAGCAGCGACATCAATTGGTGTAGTGCCGTTCATCATCTCTGTGTTTTAGTCAAGCATTTTGGGATGGATTGAATACATATATTCCAGTACTAGTCAGCCACGAGGTAGACCACATCAGCGCCTCGAAATGTTGAGACCAAAGAGGGCTTGtcgtcaaggtcaaggtctGCTCAAACTACTTCTACCCGGGGTCCCAGCTTTGCCAATTCTAATGCATTGGGCTTTTCCGGAGACCTGGTAGTGGAACGAATGGTTGCTTTAGGGTATGTTTTTGCTCCATGTCTTACAATGGCACCTCTCTATGAATGATCAGCCATTTGCATGAACAATAGCAAAATATTTATACAGCATGGTAAAAACGATTAATAGGAACGTATTTTGGTCCAACAAGCGAAAACAACATTGGTAGTCAAATGAACTGCAAAAGTGTGTAGCCGCTGCTTGTAGAGCTCAAAAAGGCAATCTCTCTTTAACGCGCACTT is part of the Trichoderma atroviride chromosome 1, complete sequence genome and encodes:
- a CDS encoding uncharacterized protein (BUSCO:EOG092D0ULK), which codes for MDIMADDADAGQSSITVAVRVRPFTIREAAQLQRNDDGTIFLGDGSFASAPTPKLHQRGIRNVIKVIDDRCLIFDPPEDSPVQKFSRTVIPTSKKVKDQVFAFDRVFDDMTTQAEVYEGTTRALLDSVLDGYNATVFAYGATGCGKTHTITGTAQHPGIIFLTMQELFEKIDERSQEKQTELTLSYLEIYNETIRDLLVPGGSKVGLALREDSNQAVVVPGLTSHRPRDVQEVMDMIIQGNEYRTVSPTAANATSSRSHAVLQINIAQKDRNADVNEPHTMATLSIIDLAGSERASVTKNRGERLTEGANINKSLLALGGCINALCDKQGKAHVPYRNSKLTRLLKFSLGGNCKTVMIVCVSPSSAHYDETQNTLRYANRAKNIQTKVTRNVFNVNRHVKDFLIKIDEQMALINELRAQQRDSERVYYAKFRKQYEKRDAITKEATLRLRAAYDNAGAERQERIITMRKMKHFERRISLLSAWIAAFDNVANQKEGEEAMPQGLQAIRRTAEGVLLELENSRYHSHQRLEKLTWERHLDTALAHGVGQLEQAEGADTGEIDALTHEAELLKANFSREAYQEVLEQEKVGDAAMMQVLLTAQFEMMSSLSSVLSMDEESAVEHAKDAISRLLQDGLTAASQVVKPDGTLPVVPDALPPRRTLRKRKSLSAYRPVAPPAIVAVQNEHVFATPMKSTPRRRKALGMPKKGG
- a CDS encoding uncharacterized protein (EggNog:ENOG41); its protein translation is MGKRKRGHPDVEEILSRPWCYYCERDFEDLKLLISHQKAKHFKCDRCGRRLNTAGGLSVHLNQVHKETLSQVENALPNRQGLEVEIFGMEGIPQEVLEQHRNRIIQNFYQAQEDRRIATGNPPPGQSKNPRKKIKIETAEELLKRFAEYRAQRKAAAANGGVMEGVVQTGTSFPQQGFNQPGFPGQQPQAPYNFSSDSLPARPSANPVGAQGLPQRPTQPGFWNSSAQGAAAASGDEIDQLIRMAEAGVKPQRKPEDGEEAGEGKSKKEKKGRMIYDDAEFSPEEKMAALPRYAYTPPVGA